One part of the Bicyclus anynana chromosome 8, ilBicAnyn1.1, whole genome shotgun sequence genome encodes these proteins:
- the LOC128198329 gene encoding uncharacterized protein LOC128198329 gives MQICDHITSVLASGCFPLHKWLFNTCLNTPNESRHLSLGDDCSNKTLGLGWFTQSDELYFTTKLKVNTHTVTKRSMLSVIAQIYDPLGLLSPTIICAKILLQKLWLSKLDWDDPVPHDVVQSWEKFIKSFDCLKDIRIPRHVIGSHNQYIELHIFSDASQSAYGACSYIRSYSDNSPVFIKLLCSKSKTAPLKAISIPRLELCGSLVGAKLFAKISKSLRLKFHKVYFWTDSTIVLGWLRMSPHLLKSFVQNRVTEINDIASEACWRHVSSGDNPADLLSRGMSFDALDKCQLWWNGPAFLHNHHSEWPQRHFTKEVPSDLPELKSASVTEMSLHLNLYSGLFDFNRFSSFNRLKRSAAYVLRFIQNSRTKRNNRLVGPLSVEELNTSSTLLTRISQIQSFPLEYNCLTKNLKLKSTKSITGLSIFLDKDGLIRIGGRLANYDNFSYNKKHPVLLDSKHCFTRLLFAFEHKRLFHAGPQLLLYHIRDEWWPLKGRNLARQTVHRCVTCTRFKGQTLTPIMGNLPSERFQSGFPFMRCGVDYGGPILILNRRGRGARLEKSYICLFVCFSTRAVHLELVTSLTTDGYLQALKKFISRRGKPLEIHSDNAKTFIGAMKEFSDFIDNNSDAIVEYAHDNHIKFKFIPPYAPHFGGLWEAGIKSCKFHLKRVVGNAHLTYEEFSTVLAQIEAILNSRPISPLSSNSSDLLPLTPAHFLIGRPLTAPASEDLTTTPSHRLTRYHRIEQLRQHFWQRWSKEYVSELQTRTKWKSPSRDITEDMLVLIKEDNSPPLKWRLGRVTEVSRGKDGVARVAYIRTSEGIIQRACSKICPIFPEDEDPEEEDIGRVLPRPGAC, from the coding sequence ATGCAAATTTGTGATCACATCACATCAGTTTTAGCCTCAGGATGTTTTCCATTAcataaatggttatttaataCTTGCTTAAACACACCTAATGAATCAAGACATTTATCTTTAGGAGATGATTGTTCAAATAAAACTCTCGGTTTGGGTTGGTTCACTCAAAGTGATGAATTATATTTCACTACCAAACTTAAGGTAAACACACACACTGTTACTAAACGTTCAATGTTATCTGTAATTGCTCAGATTTATGATCCACTTGGGTTGTTATCACCAACAATCATATGTGCCAAAATCTTATTGCAAAAATTATGGCTTTCCAAACTTGACTGGGATGACCCCGTTCCTCATGATGTGGTTCAGTCTTGGGAAAAGTTTATTAAATCATTTGACTGTTTAAAGGATATTCGCATTCCTCGACATGTTATAGGTTCACATAATCAATACATTGAACTTCACATTTTCAGTGATGCTTCACAAAGTGCTTATGGTGCTTGTAGTTATATACGTTCTTATTCAGACAATTCACCAGTGTTTATCAAATTGTTATGTTCAAAAAGTAAAACAGCTCCATTAAAAGCTATAAGTATTCCTCGATTAGAACTATGTGGATCTTTAGTGGGTGCCAAATTGTttgcaaaaataagtaaatcatTGCGACTTAAATttcataaagtatatttttggaCGGACTCCACCATAGTGCTTGGATGGCTTCGCATGTCACCAcatcttttaaaatcatttgtaCAAAACCGAGTTACTGAGATTAATGATATTGCAAGTGAAGCTTGTTGGAGACACGTTAGCAGTGGGGACAACCCTGCTGATTTGTTATCTCGAGGCATGAGTTTTGATGCGCTTGATAAATGTCAATTATGGTGGAATGGTCCTGCTTTTTTACACAATCATCATTCAGAATGGCCACAAAGGCATTTTACAAAAGAAGTTCCTTCAGATTTACCAGAATTAAAATCTGCAAGTGTAACTGAGATGTCactacatttaaatttatatagtgGGTTATTTGATTTCAATCGGTTTTCATCATTTAATCGCTTAAAGCGCAGTGCAGCCTACGTACTACGATTTATTCAAAATTCTCGTACAAAACGCAATAATCGTTTGGTTGGTCCGCTCTCGGTTGAAGAGCTGAATACTTCCAGTACATTATTGACGCGAATATCACAAATACAATCTTTTCCTTTAGAGTACAACTGTTTaacgaaaaatttaaaactaaaatctaCTAAAAGTATTACCGGTTTATCTATTTTTCTAGATAAAGATGGGTTAATACGCATAGGTGGTAGACTTGCAAATTATGACAATTTTTCTTACAATAAAAAGCATCCTGTTTTACTCGATAGCAAACATTGTTTCACTCGTTTGTTATTTGCATTTGAACATAAAAGATTATTCCACGCAGGACCTCAATTACTTTTATATCACATTAGAGATGAATGGTGGCCTTTAAAAGGTAGAAATTTGGCTAGACAAACAGTTCATAGATGTGTTACTTGCACACGTTTCAAAGGTCAAACCTTGACACCCATTATGGGAAATCTACCCTCTGAACGTTTTCAATCAGGTTTTCCCTTCATGCGCTGCGGAGTGGATTATGGAGGCCCAATTTTGATACTTAATCGACGAGGTAGGGGTGCGCGATTGGAAAAGAGTTATATttgcttatttgtttgttttagtaCTCGTGCGGTGCATTTGGAATTAGTCACTAGTTTAACAACTGATGGATATTTACAGGCTCTGAAAAAATTTATATCTAGGCGTGGAAAACCATTAGAAATTCACTCAGATAATGCCAAAACGTTTATTGGTGCTATGAAAGAGTTTTCCGATTTCATAGACAATAATTCAGATGCAATAGTAGAGTATGCACATGAtaatcatatcaaatttaaatttattccaCCTTATGCGCCTCATTTTGGAGGTTTATGGGAGGCAGGCATCAAATCCTgtaaatttcacttaaaacgcGTGGTAGGCAATGCCCATTTAACTTATGAAGAATTTAGCACGGTTTTAGCCCAAATTGAGGCTATTCTAAATTCTCGTCCCATTTCCCCTTTGTCCTCTAATTCCTCAGACCTTTTACCTCTTACCCCCGCTCACTTCCTCATTGGCCGCCCGCTGACAGCACCAGCTTCTGAAGATCTAACTACTACACCATCACATCGGTTGACACGCTATCACAGAATTGAACAACTCAGACAACATTTCTGGCAACGTTGGTCTAAGGAGTATGTCTCTGAACTCCAAACTAGAACTAAATGGAAGAGTCCAAGTCGAGATATCACCGAAGACATGTTAGTCCTTATAAAAGAAGATAATTCTCCACCCTTAAAATGGCGTCTTGGAAGAGTCACTGAAGTCTCAAGAGGCAAAGATGGAGTAGCTCGAGTTGCCTATATTCGCACATCTGAAGGCATAATTCAAAGGGCTTGTTCGAAAATATGTCCCATCTTTCCAGAGGACGAGGACCCTGAAGAAGAAGACATTGGAAGAGTTCTTCCAAGGCCGGGGGCATGTTAA